The Lathyrus oleraceus cultivar Zhongwan6 chromosome 5, CAAS_Psat_ZW6_1.0, whole genome shotgun sequence genome includes the window atgatatgctatgacctaatatgagaatgtatgtacaatgataggtgcaaatttgaggtgctacagcagctagcactaagattgaagaaattcgttcgtgtggactgagtagaggcgttgtcatcgttcaacgttcgtgatcgctccgtagatctgcatcaaaggtttcaatcgtcacaagaggtaacgattctatcactgatcatgcccattcgtaaggatcactaaaggagaaaacTTTAAATTCCACTGCATCatggatcgctattctccttcaacATCATCCAGAGTGATAGCCATCTCCCCAAATGAAAGATGAAATGAAGATGTCTTCTTGTACCATCTCTCAACAAAAGCAGTAAGTAGTGAAGCATCGAACATGGTGAAGGAGCAGTGGGAAAAATCAAGGAGCTCAAAATCACATATAATAAGGATGACCTCCTTAAGCATTGGAATCTTTGGGAAGCCCTTCAGCTTTGATCGATGTCACCTTCAGTGGGAGACAATCATGTAAcaaacaatttttaaaaaattagCAGTAAGCTTTCATGGCAccataataaataaattaaagataaacataaaatatgtATACATTTCCCTGCCACAGCCGGTATGCCACATGGTCAGCATACTCGATCAGCACCGATCGCTCAATGGGTTCTCCCGAGAATCCTTCATCAGTGCGCACCGACGACTCGATTGAAGGAGCCGTGATCTCTGTGTTAGTAGTAGCAGATGAGACCGGATCAACAACAACGACATTTGGCTAGACCACCTCATCTGCAACAGCGACATCTGGTTGGACCACCTCATCAACAATCATCTCATTAGCAATATGTGTCGCATCTGTCTCGACCGTTGGGTCATGAACATCTTGAGCATGAACAACCTCAACATCATCTATAGGCTACTCAACTGATTTAACCGTTCGGCGTCGGGTGCTACGGGGTTCGTAGAACTGCATCTGCTCAGCCAACCGTTTTCGATGTGAACTGATTATAATCACTTGTCCAACCCGTATCTAGAAAGACTTTGCCTCAGCAGCCATAGCATGACCTATCGCTCTATCTGTCACATCTCATATATTTTTCATTAatcaatgatttattttattattttatacGGTAAAAGATCAAAAGATAAGCATGTGCTTGTTCCAAGGTTTAAAAAAAATATTCTTGAAAATATAATATGAAAATACAATATTCTCTTGTTTTattcaaattttaaaaataattctaaTACATTTTTTTTATTCTAAAGAATCTTATTTACATATGGTTCAATTATTTTTATTCTATAGCTTAAAGAGTGGGAATATAATATTCTcattgaaaaaaaattaattaattataacTTCCCACTACCATTcacatttattattatttttattatttaaattaaacaaaattttataaatatttctaaaaatcTAAATTATATCAAAATAATAAATATTCTTGAAAATAATGATCCTAAAAatatcatttaaaaaatatagGGTCCATTTGTTTTgtctttttttaaaaatgatttttatagtgttatatattttagtgtaaaaaaaatttacaaagaaatttttcataaaagcttcaaatgaaaattttatttgaatagttattcttaaaatgttattttaggtatttcatcattttatcgaaactttttttggatatcaaaatttcaaaaaatcatttaattttgaagctatttcaaatagctttttctaaaaatcatttttgagatacaattttttaaaaaaattgtgattttgactatattttgatcttcaataatgtatatttatattatataatgaacaattcaatcttttaatttataaaaaataaatttagaaaaacttataatattttgaaaaacatttttgtaaaatccattttcaaaaatacaaaaaaaaaattcatttttttaaagttaaaacaaACTGACCCATATTTGGAACATTGAAACAAAGACACTTAAATGACAGTTTTGATGAATTTATAATAACTTTTTACCATCAAAAGTAACAAATGAATAAAAATGTGGGAAGAATTATGAAATAAATTTGTCCATTAAAAATGGTAAGAATTTTTCTTACATCCTTCAAAGGCATGATATGCCACAAATTTAAAGCCATTAGAGAAGGTTGTAAAAGTATTTTTAGTTGTAATTAACTTTCTCAAGTTTATAGGAGATTTGTGGAAATTCTGATCATGGAGTTACAATTTAAAAAACATGGAAACAAAATATTCATGCCTAAATGTCAATTAATTATGCAGGACCTAATTCATTATGTAGTAGTCCCTCTTCCCCTGATGGCTTAATCATAAAGTAAATTATTAAGTCGGAGCTAAAAGAATACAATAAGGGATGCAAATCATGATATGCATCCCTTGTTGTATATCAATCTTTTCTTTTTCAGCAGTGGGTGGAACTGTGATTGTGAATTGTTGAGATATTCATCTAATTTTCTCTTTCTATAAGGATTAGTGAATTTGATATCCTCAAGTATGCTTTTCTCCTTCAACATGTGAATTCCCATTTCTGTGCTGATTGATTTCATTACCTCGTCATTAAGATATCTCGATGTCAGAGTACACTTCACCTCGAGCTCGACATGGATCCATTGTTCTCTGTCCAGTATAGGTTTTCCGCAATTCAGATTAAGTTGAAATACATGTGTCGAATGGATCCAGAGTTTTAGCCCGGAACAAGCGTGGCCATTGACCGACAGATCAAATTCTACATCAAGATCCTTAATGATAGGGCCCTTGTTATGCATCCATTTAGTCGAAAAGAAGAAAGTTATGGAAGGGAACCAGTTCCGAACCCAGAAAGACATTGTTAGTCCTCTGTTATCGTTCTCGATCCACTGCGGAACCCTCTCAATGCCTCTACTTTTATGCTCGAACCACTTTGGAATCCCCTCACTCCCCCTTGGAATACAAAAATTTGTGTGTCTAGCCTCATGTAATTTCTGTTTGTCATAAATAATGTTTAGTTTAGAATATCAAAGAGTTATGATATATTAAATCAAATAGTTATTCAAGATAAAACAACAATACCTTGTTCAGTAGCATGCTTCTAGTTGAGGAATTCAAGGATTCACATTGTAATGCAGATAATGTGTTTAGACTCGGCGGAATCCCTCTAATTTCCTTAAGAAACTTGCAACCATCCAAAACGATGCTACTTAAAAAGCTACATTCTACGAGGCATTCGGGAAGAACTGTGAAATCATTCCTTGATAGGTCTAAATATTTCAAATTAGCAAACCACTTGATAATTATCGAAAGAAATGCATCTGATATGTTGCAATTTTGGAGGATGAGATTTTGTACATTTGAAGACACTTTTGGGTTCATCAGTTTATCATTTTTTATTGGCAAGAATATACAATCCTCAACCATAATCCAGGACAAACTTGGTAGCATGAGAATGCTACTTGGTAATGTAAGCATTCCATTTCCCCATATTCGTAGTGTACATAGCCCGgtgaaattttgaaatgaaaatgacaGTTCTTCAATGGAAGTGCCCTCCAAAACTATGGCTTCTATGTTCTCCATCACTTGTAATATTTCTGGAAATCTCTTGAGATTTTTACAATATTGAAGTCTCAACACTTGAAGAGAAGCCAACTTTATGGGAGGAAAAGTTCTAAGTTTGCTGCAACCCTCAGCATTCAATATTTTTAGTTTATTCAGAAACCCAACAGAAGGATGAATTGCAACTAAATTCTCGCAATTTTGAAATATGAATTTTTCTAAATTTGGGAGACCAGATACATCattaatgcatgttaaagatcGACAACTTTCTAAATTTAACTCTGTCATATTCAAGAACCCCTGCATACAGAAACAAACAATATTCAATGTTTTATTGGTATAAGAGATGAGAAAACTTGAGCATTTATTTTAACCTACCTTCAATGTTCTTGATAACTCAAATGATGTTAGGTAACCTTCACTCAGTTTGCATATGGAAAGTTTCTTGGGACAAAAATTGGATGGTATATCTACTGAAGGATATTTACACCAATCTAGTACTCTTAAACTGTTTGGAAGATGCTTCAGACCTTTACAAAAGAAACCATTTTTTATAATAAGTGTTTTGAGGTTTTTCATGTTCTTCAACTCATCTCCCTCCCATTCTACTATATCTTCTTCAAATGATGGGAAATTCAGATATATGATTCCAATTCGATTTGTTCCCTTttaacacaaaaaaaaaaacacaaatcAATCAAATCAGCACTGGCAGTAGTAACTATAATAAGagataaaaaaaacaaattatcTTACAGTATTTTGTTCTAAAACATGAACTATATCTTCATAAAACCACAATCTGCTGCGTTTCCCAGGTTCTTGAGGTGATTCTTGTCGGACAATTTCTTTACCCATATCTTCAATCAAGTCATGTAATGTGACAGTACTAAACAAGCTAAACTTAATGAGTGATTTTTGAACTAACACTTCAATTTGATGCTTCTTGCAGCAACCATAATGAGCAAGAAGTATCTCTTGAACCTTTACCAAATCATATCCTTTGAAACAACAAGCAATGTCGAGAAAAACACTTTGCTCCATTTCCTTCAAATTGTTAAAGCTTACTTTAAGTATCTCATGGATATCTTTATTGGGAATCTTTTCATACTCATCCAATAAATCTTTCCATTCTTGTATACATTTTCCAAACAAGTTGGAACCCACTACTTCTAGAGCTAATGGAAGACCAGAAGCATAAGTTACTGCGCGATTTAAAACATTTGCATACCTTGAATCAACATTTTCAGTTTTAAATGCCATCCACCTCAACAGTTCAAAAGCTTCTTCCTCATCCAACCCATCTACTTCACATGTTCTTTTAATCATGTGACAAGATAGCAAGCGTTTGTCTCGAGTAGTAATGATGACTCTGCTACCTTGACCGAACCAATCAAGTTCTCCGGCCAAAGCCCACAACTGCTCGGGTTTGTCAATGTCATCAAGAACTAAAAGAACCTTCTTTTGGCCTAGTGCTTTCTTTATGATCGGAATCCCCTCACTTACATCTCCCAACATAAGATCCAGTCCAACTGTTTTGGAAAGGAGCTCCTCCTGGAGATACTTTAAACCATTTTGATCTGAATTTTCTCTAATATTATGAAGAAAACACAAGCATTCAAATTGATCAGCAATGAAATTAAAAGTTGCTCTTGCAAGTGTTGATTTGCCCATCCCTCCTATCCCATAAATCCCCACCATATAGACTCCACGATCACATCCAACATCCATCAGTGATTTCACGTGAAGCACTCGAGACTCCAGTCCAACCGGGTAATTGGCAACATGGAGACGAGCACGATATATCTTGTTGAAAACTTGTTTGACTATCTTCTCAATAATCTCGTGCTCATATTTGTTCCTTGGATTGAAATGATGGCCTGATAAGTTAGCTGTTTGGTTAAGAGCTATCTTCCATTTTTCCAACCTATTCATATCACCGGTATAAACTTTCTTGGCATTTTGGAGAAAAAAGACGAGGAGAAATAAGAGGGAGGAAAATAAGGTGATGGTTGAGCCATGAGAATAGAGAAGAGCTAGAGCAAGTAAGAAGAGTATGAGAATGATATGAATGGGTTGCGTGTACTGTTTCTTGTATTTTGTAAACTTTTTTTTATGTTTAGACATAGCTTTGCCATAGCTTCCGGTCTGATGTCTCACATGAGAAGGATCCACGTCATAGAAAACAGGCAAAACCAGACGACCATTTTCCTTGGAGCAGTGAATCATGTGGACAAGTTCGTCTAAACAAAATGAAGAAGAAGCATAATTAATAGACAACACTGGGATGAAAATCCTCGAGTCTTCAATAGCCTTAACAAGTGATGGTGTGATTTCGTCACCACTTTGAAGCTCCTTATCATCAATGAAGGTGTTTATTCCCTTATCAGAAAGAGCTTTGTGAAGATTGCCACTGAAACCGAAGCGAGTATCAGTGCCTTTAAAACTGAGGAATACATCGTAGGTACACGCACACTCAAAGAAGAAGGGAGAGGAAGGTGATTGATGAGCCATGAGAACAGAGAAGAAATGGAAGTTGGTGAAGAATAATAATATGGAGGACTATCTCTTTGTTTTAGTGTCGGCTGTCACTAACACCAACAAGAAGGAAATCTTATCTATAACAACAAGTTGGGAAAtcaattttatttatttatttatttattttggttTTATTTAAATTAGATTAAGAACCGCAAGAATGCAATGCAGGGTGGTTAGAGATGACTCATTTAAATAATGTTGGGAAAATAGATTAAAATAACTTATCTTTTAAGTCttctattatttatttattaatctCCGAGTGATCGGTTGATCATTTCATATagattaaaaaaaaaaatagaaaaaaattaATGATATTTTTACTAAAATATCTTTATTATGTATTGAGAATTATGAAAATAGTATTAATTAGAGAGTAAAATTGATAAAgatacattaaaaattaaaacGGATCATTCATTTTTGGATAACTCTTTTATTTCAAACGAATCAGTCATTATAGGATCGAGAAAGTACATATTAATAATGTCACGTGTCAATGAATCAATAGCTATTTTACAAAACAACTATTTTTGTATTTGGTAGGGTCCACAACAACACTCCCTTAAATACTGTTAAATATCTACCCCAAAGTTGTAATATCTGCAAAAACAAATTATGCATTTTTCACATTTTTTCTAATATGCACAAATCATCTAAAAATGGTATTAGCTCAAAAATAATCGATTCTTACACTAAAAATGGTATTAGCTGCACAAGACTCATGGTGGCTTTGTTAAGTTGTGGCTGCATAACAAGGCTTTCCTTAAGCTCTTTTCCTGTATATTCTTAGGTCTGCATAATGACTCTTTCGTTCTGTTAGTTTTATGACTGAAAGATGAAAACCTAGAAGTATAGAAAAGGAAGTTGCAGGTTGAAAATTCTCTCATTCAACAGAAGCAATATACTTAAGTAATCCAAAAATAAACTGAACACTACACGTTATCAACACTTCAGCAAATAACAACTACTTGCTCCTAAAATATAGGAACCACTAATTGACTGAACAAAAAGCTGAAACAAAATAAGATAAACATAGACAAAAGCCACATAATGCAGTCCAAAACGCAAATAATTAACACTTTCCAATCAAAGTTCACCTTATCTAATCATTGCAACCAATTTACTCCCAAAATAATATCAATGTCTTTTAATTCTAAGACATAGCTTCCACCCTAGTAGAAAACTTCTCATCAAACTGAATTTCCATTCCTTCACTTTTTCCCACAACACTAGTATGATTACCATTCCCCAATTTAACACATGCTCCCTTACTTTGATCTACATATAGCTGTAACAATGTTTTCATTTGAGGAGGGTGAAATTATACTAGCTTCGGTATCAATATAACTGTCACAACCACCCCTTTCACCATTCCTATAAGTTGCAATGGAGCAAAAAAAGGAATTTGAATTCTACCTCCCTCTTCGGAATTGCACACCACCATCATCTTACAATCCATTGTTGCTTCCATTTCTCCTTCTTTTCAATCTAGGTTAAAGGGATGAACTACAGCAGGTGTCTAAAACACGCTATAGTAGTTTATCGCAATCTATTAGACCACATTGGATCAGACGATGTAATAGTACTACACAACTCTAcatttgatttttaaaaaattatccaattacatatcgtctaatcatgtcatattcttgtacagtttatctggaggcaGTATATGGatcttgatcatcaggttaaccatgacgatgctgcagtttggacagcaaaaacaccaattatcctattcactactgtggagatgcatCAGAGCGACCGTGTAAAACtgctgtttggacagcaaaaacaccaattatccggttcactactgtggagatgcatCAAAGTGACCGTGAAAAACTAcagtttggacagcaaaaacaccaattatccagttcactactgtggagatgcatCAGAGTGACCAtgtaaaactgcagttcggcatgtAACAACAAATTGCAGAACCTCCGACATGTTTGGCAGATTGGCATTAACAAAGAGTTGATGCtcaatgggattattccgactggagagacttcgcaaaagagatgtgtcgtcattggaggaatcgacggTAACACATCTTAAACGAAACAATCATACAgggtgctagaccaactcaacattatatggcatggtttaggtcggtcGGTTATAACACCGCAGTTTGTGTTTGAGCCATGGTATTTGATTAATCCACGCCAACGAGCTTCATCATCATACGCCAACAACAAATCATCgtccaagaacaatgtcaacccatccaaacccaacgaccaacctcacaccatcaccctaccatatacacccaacaaccaaacatccaacctcgcaaccaattcatgccacacacccaaactcaaaaccaaAAATAATACCCTAACTaccaacaaccatacgcagcCACCGCAACATTCTATAGCCTAGATGTTTCATACGATTCAACGTCATGCCATCATAGCCCCCCACCAATCAACACTGAAACATCTCATTGCCACAACACCCTACCATTGTTTGACTATAGTACACCCCAGAAACCATTGCTTTGTTTCCAAACCGATTCAATGTCCCAAGTCAGACAATCATACCGTCCACAATTCACCCAACCACAacgacccaactacgacaacatgggcaccAGGCTCAATTACAGAAGCGTCGTTTGCGAAAACCCCCTAGCTATTGGGGAgaaatgatgacacatctatcaaggaccttccaccggaccttcacaccagccaccattggatcatgtcaacactcaaagaccccaaacactTCAGGAAAATTGTGGGAGACCTCGAAGATAGGCTAAagcacctggatgtggaacaggTGGCGTTTCAATCGGGCGAGTCATTGAATTTATTATCAATTCTATGTATTTTTTctttataatataatataatttttaatttcagTACTTCATTTAATTAATTACAATTATAACATTTAAAATTTAAGAAAATATATATGAAAGGAgcatgcgccacatgcattggcgctTACACTATGTAATGTATGCATGTGCCAATGTATGTGGCATCAAggcatgcatgcgccaatgcatgtgacGCCTAGATGCATTGGCTTTGCAAGCATGCGCCTAGAGCCTTGACGTCTCCTATGAAGGTTAGTTTCATGCTCAGTTCAAATAGCGTATAAGTAGAGAAAAATGGttgttttggtatttttttttgaaaaattgattattttgggatttaatttcaaaaaaattggttattttaaaaaaaaaatacgTAAGAGGAGTAGGCATCACAAGTGGCTCATGCATTGATAAAATATACATATGCGTCATTCCAAGTGGCACATGCATGTATATTATGCTACTACAAGTGGCGCATGCATGTACATGATGCCACTGCAAGTGACGCATGTCTGCATCCTATAGAAGTTTGTGCCACAGGGAGTGACCACTACTTTATTTGGAGtttctttttaatttttaattattttaacttcaaaaaattaaaataaaatagaaaatgaaaaaataatttataatattatttcACAAAATTGAATTACACAACGATATAATAGAAAATTAATGATAGTTTAACTAAAATTCCCTTATTATATATATTGTGAATTATGAAAGTAGTATTAATTAGAGGATAAAATTGAAAAAGATACATTAGAAATTGAAATTGATCATTTATTTTTAGAACACTCTTTAATTCTAAACGGATCACTCATTATAGGACCGAGAAAGTACATATTAATAATGTCACGTGTCAATGAATCAATAACTATTTTACAAAACAACTATTTTAGTATTTGGTAGGGTCAGAAACAACACTACTTTAAATACTGTTAAATATCTACACCAAAGTTGTAATATCTGCAAAAACAAATTATGCATTTTCCACATTTTTTCAAATATGCACAAATCATCTAAGAATGGTATTAGCTCAAAAATAATCAGATTCTTACACTAAAAATAAATGTCAAGAGTAATACCATTACTTCCTATCTAGTAAGATAAAGAATTTAGCATTGCCATTATGTTTTCTTCTCTGTTCCTAAACAAGTTCACAGTTCATACAAATTTTCTATGCTCACATCCAAATTTGACTAACCATTTCAGTTTCACCTTATAATTATGGTATTCCCCCTATCTTATCATTGTTCATTCTCTCCAATGTCAATGAGTCTAACATAACCACATTAAACTAGCACTGCATTGAGCACCAAAGTAAATCAAAGTTTGACTCCTGCAACCACCCTCCAAAATGGACAACTTTTAGTTACAAGTTGTACAATTTATAATAAATTAATGTGCAAATATTTATTAAAATGTTTAATGGCGTTTATAGTAAGAACCCTAGTTGAATAACTCCTCTAAAATAGGTCAGAATAAGTCACAATGTGAGATTTCTCTGTTCAATTTAGTTTGTCTTATTTGTTTGAAGTGTATCTCTATTTATATTGATTTCTTTTACCTGATGTGAGACCAGAGCCATGAATGTGGTATAATCGTCGAGATGGACCGTAATAATCAAAAATTCAGTCATTATTGCATTTAGGAGAGATGTCTGGAAAAGCTGGCATCATGTGATAAATACCCATAAAGGTGCATCTTGATCAACTCAATCTTGGGGAGGCCTATATGGCACCTATGCTTGTTGTGGGATTGTTAGAAACTCAAGAAATTAATATAGCAAATGAGATAATTTCCTTTGCTTTAAGGACAATGATTCATCAATTAATTTTCCTTTGCTTTTCATTATGCTGTTGGCAACATAAGGACAATGATTCAGCAATTGATTATCACTTTTTCAGTTGATAATTTCCTTGCTTCCCTACCACCTTGTGACTTTTCTTAGTTGCACAAGACTCATGGTGGCTTTGTTAAGTTGTGGCTGCACAATAAGGCTTTCCTTCAGCTCTTTTCCTGTATATTCTTTGGTCTGCATAATGACTCTTTTATTCTGTTAGTTTTATGACTGAAAGATGAAAACATAGAAGTATAGAAAAGGAAGTTGCAGGTTGAGAAGGAATAGAGAATTCAATTCTTTCATTCATCAGAAACAATACACTTAAGTAATTCAAAAATAAATTGAACACTACGTGTTGTCAACACTTCAGCAAACAACGACTACTTGCTCCTAAAATCTAAGAACCACTAATTGACTGGAAAAAAAActgaaacaaaataaaataaacataaacaaaAGCCACGTAATGCAGTCCAAAACGCAAATAATTAACACTTTCCAATCAAAGTTCACCTTATCTAATCCTTGCAACCAATTTACTCTTAAAACAATATCAATGTCTTATAATTCTAAGACATAAGCTTCCACCCTAGTAGAAAACTTCTCATCAAACTGAATTTCCATTCCTTCACTTTTTCCCACAACATTAGTATGATTACCATTCCCCAATTTAACACATGTTCCCTTACTTTGATCTACATATAGTTGTAACAATGTTTTCATTTGAGAAGGGTGAAATTATGACTAGCTCCGATATCAAGCATAACTGTCACAACCATTCCTTTCACCACTCCTACAAGTTGCAATGGAGCAGAAAAAGGAATTTGAATTCTACCTCCATGTTCGGATTGCACACCACCATCTTCTTACAATCCACTGTTGCTTCCATTTCTCCTTCTTTTCGATCTAGATGGTCATTTaaagggatgaactacaacatgtgtctgaaacacgctatagtagtctatcgcaatctattagacaacattggaccagacgatgtaataGTACTACAAAACTCTACATTTGGTTTTTAAAAAAATATCCAATTATATATCGTCTAATTATGTCATAGTCTTGTATAGTTTATCTGGAGACCATATATGGGTCTTGATCACCAGGTTAATcgtgatgatgatgatgcagtttggacaacaaaaacaCCAATTATCCGGTTCACTACTGTGGACATACATCAGATTGACAGTTTAAAACTGCAATTTAGATAACAAAAACACCAATCATCTGattcactactgtggagatgcatCAGAGTGATCGTGTAAAACTGTAGTTTGGACAACAAAAATACCAACTATccggttcactactgtggagatgcatCAGAGGGACCGTGTAAATCTGCAGTTCGACATGCAACAAAAAATTGTAGAACCACCGAtgtgtttgggagattggcatcaacaaagagtttatgcccaatgggattattccTCTTAGAGAGACTTCACAAAAGAGATGTGTCATCATCGGAGGAATCGACGgcaacacatcttaaacgaaaCTGTCATACAGGGTGCTAGACCAAATCAACattatatggcatggtttaggtcggtagGTTACAATGCCACAGTTTGTGTttgagccaaggtatttgattaATCCATGCAAATGAGTTTCATCATCGTATGCCCAACAATAAATCATTGTCCAAGAATAATGTCAACCCAtccaaacccaacgaccaacctcacaccatcaccctaccatatacacccaacaaccaaatACCCAACCTCACAACCAACtcatgccacacacccaaactcaaaaccaaaaatcaaaccctaaccaccaacaaccatacgcagcCACCACAACAGTCTATAGCCCAGATGTTTCATACGATTCAACGTCATGCCATCGTAGCCCCCCACTAATGAACACCCAAACATCTTATCGCCACAACACCTAACCATTGTTTGACTATAGTACACCCCAAGAACCATTGCTTTGTTTCCAAACTGATTCAATGTTCCAATTTGGACAACCATACCGTCCACAATTCACCCAACCACAACGAtccaactacgacaacatgggcaccTGACTCAATTACGGAAGCACCGTTGGTGAAAATCCCTTAGCTATTGGGgacaaatgatgacacatctatcaatGGCCTTCCAtcggaccttcacaccagccaccattggatcatgtcagcactcaaagccccaaacacctcaggaaaagCGTGTGAGAGGAGTAGCCATCACAAGTGGCTCATCCATTGATAAAATATACATATGCGTCATTCCAAGTGGCACAAGCATATACGTTATGTTACTGCAAGTGGCGCATGCATGTACATGACGCCACTGCAAGTGGCGCATATATGCATCCTATAGAAGCTTGTGCCACAAGGAGTGACTACTGTTTTATTTggatttttttaaaatttttaattattttaacttaaaaaacattaaaataaaatggaaaattaaagaataatttataatattatttcATAATATTGGAATTACATAATGACACAATAGAAAATTAAGTATCTGA containing:
- the LOC127085544 gene encoding disease resistance protein Roq1; the encoded protein is MAHQSPSSPFFFECACTYDVFLSFKGTDTRFGFSGNLHKALSDKGINTFIDDKELQSGDEITPSLVKAIEDSRIFIPVLSINYASSSFCLDELVHMIHCSKENGRLVLPVFYDVDPSHVRHQTGSYGKAMSKHKKKFTKYKKQYTQPIHIILILFLLALALLYSHGSTITLFSSLLFLLVFFLQNAKKVYTGDMNRLEKWKIALNQTANLSGHHFNPRNKYEHEIIEKIVKQVFNKIYRARLHVANYPVGLESRVLHVKSLMDVGCDRGVYMVGIYGIGGMGKSTLARATFNFIADQFECLCFLHNIRENSDQNGLKYLQEELLSKTVGLDLMLGDVSEGIPIIKKALGQKKVLLVLDDIDKPEQLWALAGELDWFGQGSRVIITTRDKRLLSCHMIKRTCEVDGLDEEEAFELLRWMAFKTENVDSRYANVLNRAVTYASGLPLALEVVGSNLFGKCIQEWKDLLDEYEKIPNKDIHEILKVSFNNLKEMEQSVFLDIACCFKGYDLVKVQEILLAHYGCCKKHQIEVLVQKSLIKFSLFSTVTLHDLIEDMGKEIVRQESPQEPGKRSRLWFYEDIVHVLEQNTGTNRIGIIYLNFPSFEEDIVEWEGDELKNMKNLKTLIIKNGFFCKGLKHLPNSLRVLDWCKYPSVDIPSNFCPKKLSICKLSEGYLTSFELSRTLKGFLNMTELNLESCRSLTCINDVSGLPNLEKFIFQNCENLVAIHPSVGFLNKLKILNAEGCSKLRTFPPIKLASLQVLRLQYCKNLKRFPEILQVMENIEAIVLEGTSIEELSFSFQNFTGLCTLRIWGNGMLTLPSSILMLPSLSWIMVEDCIFLPIKNDKLMNPKVSSNVQNLILQNCNISDAFLSIIIKWFANLKYLDLSRNDFTVLPECLVECSFLSSIVLDGCKFLKEIRGIPPSLNTLSALQCESLNSSTRSMLLNKKLHEARHTNFCIPRGSEGIPKWFEHKSRGIERVPQWIENDNRGLTMSFWVRNWFPSITFFFSTKWMHNKGPIIKDLDVEFDLSVNGHACSGLKLWIHSTHVFQLNLNCGKPILDREQWIHVELEVKCTLTSRYLNDEVMKSISTEMGIHMLKEKSILEDIKFTNPYRKRKLDEYLNNSQSQFHPLLKKKRLIYNKGCIS